One Fusobacterium ulcerans DNA segment encodes these proteins:
- a CDS encoding MarR family winged helix-turn-helix transcriptional regulator, which produces MKNEAFGNSLYSYLSRAHHRSRIFMDEELRKKGITDLGYSHIRIMIVLYVFKTLSMKEITEKISKDKSTVTILVNKLEKKGYVRKRVCSKDRRVMHLELGERAEEVIGVIFDVSEIFHRKVEQILEKDEIDTLKRIMSKLLEKW; this is translated from the coding sequence ATGAAAAATGAAGCTTTTGGAAATTCATTGTACAGTTATCTGTCTAGAGCTCATCATAGAAGCAGAATTTTTATGGATGAAGAATTGAGAAAAAAGGGAATAACAGACTTAGGTTATTCTCATATAAGGATAATGATAGTGTTATATGTTTTTAAAACTCTTTCTATGAAGGAAATAACTGAGAAAATATCAAAAGATAAATCAACAGTAACTATTCTTGTAAATAAGCTGGAAAAGAAAGGGTATGTTAGAAAAAGAGTTTGTTCTAAAGACAGAAGAGTTATGCACTTAGAATTGGGAGAGAGAGCAGAAGAAGTAATAGGAGTTATTTTTGATGTATCAGAGATATTTCATAGAAAAGTAGAACAAATACTGGAAAAAGATGAGATAGATACTTTAAAAAGGATAATGTCCAAACTTTTGGAGAAATGGTGA
- a CDS encoding phage holin family protein, translating into MECKEIWNMFVEVIKILVDKGVIVVGMLVSWFFYAVGGKDKFIYCLFGAMVIDFITGIFKSTKSGSTNSKVGFKGIPRKAAMFCVVALAALADEILETKGFKYNCRYLVICFYFANEGLSILENVINAGLPVPKQLKNMLEQCRDKQEIKKDKQRE; encoded by the coding sequence TTGGAATGTAAAGAAATATGGAATATGTTTGTAGAAGTAATCAAAATACTTGTAGATAAAGGAGTTATAGTGGTAGGGATGCTGGTTTCTTGGTTTTTTTATGCAGTAGGTGGAAAGGACAAATTTATTTATTGTCTCTTTGGAGCAATGGTTATAGATTTTATAACAGGTATATTTAAATCTACAAAAAGTGGTTCTACTAACAGTAAGGTAGGATTTAAAGGAATTCCAAGAAAAGCTGCAATGTTTTGTGTTGTTGCTCTTGCAGCATTGGCGGATGAAATACTAGAAACAAAAGGCTTTAAATACAATTGTAGATACTTAGTTATATGTTTTTATTTTGCTAATGAAGGGCTAAGTATTTTGGAAAATGTAATAAATGCAGGTTTACCAGTACCAAAGCAATTAAAAAATATGTTAGAACAATGTAGAGATAAACAAGAAATAAAAAAAGATAAGCAGAGGGAATAA